One window of Phycodurus eques isolate BA_2022a chromosome 17, UOR_Pequ_1.1, whole genome shotgun sequence genomic DNA carries:
- the irf1b gene encoding interferon regulatory factor 1b, with amino-acid sequence MPVNRMKMRPWLERMIESKSIPGLAWLDKENTMFSIPWKHAARHGWDMDKDASLFKKWAIHTGKYMEGDTHDAKTWKANFRCAMNSLPDIKEVKDKSVNKGQSAMRVFRMLPQKPREKRGKAKSRKQVKKTVAEDSDYSDIQSPPDSSRLSEDQPCAQENVVDSTVCMDMTEDLASFGFESDHLSNSFKDRFQVSPERTPEYEYDIVEICKQLERDSQSFKTSYDVKGMLSTCTSPGSQWSECSADDVDELRLSPQYTTLSSEFTMSADSHWNDLHLPTFSGFRSGLDDSHFLDFMGSSVFSM; translated from the exons ATGCCGGTGAACAGGATGAAGATGCGGCCTTGGTTGGAGAGGATGATCGAGTCCAAAAGCATCCCCGGTCTGGCCTGGCTGGATAAG GAGAATACCATGTTCTCCATTCCTTGGAAGCACGCGGCTCGCCACGGCTGGGACATGGACAAGGACGCCTCCTTGTTCAAGAAGTGGGCCATCCACACTG GGAAATACATGGAGGGCGACACCCATGACGCCAAGACGTGGAAGGCCAACTTCCGCTGCGCCATGAATTCCCTGCCCGACATCAAGGAGGTGAAGGACAAGAGCGTCAACAAGGGCCAGTCGGCCATGCGCGTCTTCCGGATGCTGCCCCAGAAACCAAGAG AAAAACGAGGCAAAGCAAAGTCCAGGAAGCAG GTCAAGAAAACTGTGGCCGAGGACTCAGACTACAGCGATATCCAGTCGCCGCCTGATTCATCGCGGCTGAGCGAAGACCAGCCGTGCGCTCAGGAGAACGTGGTGGACAGTACGGTGTGCATGGACATGACAGAAG ATTTAGCTTCCTTTGGGTTCGAGAGCGACCACCTGTCCAACAGCTTCAAAGACCGATTCCAAGTTTCACCCGAACGCACCCCCG AGTATGAGTACGACATAGTAGAG ATTTGCAAGCAACTGGAGAGAGACTCGCAGAGCTTCAAGACCAGTTATGATGTCAAGGGGATGCTGAGTACATGCACCAGTCCAGGGAGCCAGTGGAGCGAATGTTCAG CCGACGACGTGGACGAACTGCGGCTGTCGCCACAGTACACAACGCTGAGTTCGGAGTTCACCATGTCGGCGGACAGCCACTGGAACGACCTCCATCTCCCGACATTCAGCGGCTTCCGTTCGGGGCTGGATGACAGTCACTTTTTGGACTTTATGGGCTCTTCGGTGTTCAGCATGTGa